The proteins below come from a single Papaver somniferum cultivar HN1 chromosome 11, ASM357369v1, whole genome shotgun sequence genomic window:
- the LOC113322849 gene encoding protein gar2-like, producing the protein MVLCNKKLKEKIRSILTETSIEKLDVKSPKVSVKKKDIENSEIQSLKVVLDTKTKKRRLSLREKNKKDVPFEVIHEGTNDDTKKENKKQSGLVELNDGDEKKEEKKKKKKTKDDAEAEEKEKARLEAAEKRLMEKRAIREMRRKRKREELEEGEGKEKKENGGGLESAEKKKSVVVNKKKKKKKRKTKTKKKKVSKDAAVGDDDKVIVDDKVVVVENNVDTKEEPMKIDESQEIVEIATKVYVGGIPYYSTEDDIRSFFESCGTITELECMSFPDTGKFRGIAMISFKTDAAAKRALALDGADMGGLFLKIQPYKTTTSRPQKSLSADFAPKIVEGYNRVYVGNLAWDITEDDLKQLFKGCKISSVRFGTDKETGEFRGYAHVDFEDSLSLAMALKLDQKEVCGRPARISCAVPKNEAKAGSKPLGPQIVKAENGSINQVTIDKKAVNESSIPISEAKVENENGNTLTSSVSGVKKRRTCCECGVAGHISSDSPMKKQAVDTVNMEMVEEETSYPMFISEEKFASETSNTVSSTKSGVKKRRTCYECGIAGHISSDCPQKNQAGDPVNKPQVIETSYPRNEERVENENSNTMSSAKSGGKKRRTCYECGVAGHISTECPKKNQAVDPINNVKVDDESSNPVAIEKVQAACSLPLNNEKVENDSSNIVASTKSSGKKRRTCYECGVSGHISTDCPKKQQAA; encoded by the exons ATGGTATTATGTAATAAAAAGCTGAAGGAAAAGATAAGATCTATTCTAACTGAAACTTCAATAGAGAAACTAGATGTAAAATCACCTAAAGTATCAGTGAAGAAAAAAGATATAGAAAACtcagagattcaatcattgaaagttgTTTTAGATACTAAAACAAAGAAACGGAGATTGTCACTGagagagaaaaacaaaaaagatgtaCCATTTGAGGTAATCCATGAAGGAACTAATGATGATACAAAGAAGGAGAATAAGAAACAATCTGGTTTAGTAGAGTTGAATGATGGTGATGAGaaaaaggaggagaagaagaaaaagaagaagactaAGGATGATGCAGAAGCTGAGGAGAAAGAAAAGGCTCGTTTAGAAGCAGCTGAGAAGAGATTGATGGAGAAGAGGGCGATTAGGGAGATGAGAAGGAAGAGGAAGAGAGAGGAATTGGAAGAAGGCGAAggtaaagaaaagaaagaaaatggtgGTGGTTTGGAATCAGCTGAAAAGAAAAAGTCAGTCGTAgtgaataagaagaaaaagaagaagaagagaaagacaaagacaaagaaaaagaagGTAAGTAAGGATGCCGCTGTTGgtgatgatgataaggtgattgtGGATGATAAGGTGGTTGTTGTTGAGAATAATGTAGATACAAAAGAGGAGCCCATGAAGATTGATGAGAG CCAAGAAATTGTGGAAATAGCTACAAAAGTGTATGTTGGTGGCATCCCATACTACTCAACTGAAGATGATATAAGGAGTTTCTTTGAGAGTTGTGGAACTATAACTGAACTCGAGTGCATGAGCTTTCCGGATACTGGGAAGTTTAGAGGGATTGCCATGATCAGTTTCAAG ACTGATGCTGCAGCAAAGAGAGCCTTAGCTCTTGATGGAGCTGACAT GGGAGGACTGTTTCTGAAAATCCAACCATATAAAACTACTACATCTCGGCCGCAGAAATCATTGTCAGCTGATTTTGCTCCCAAGATAGTGGAGGGCTATAACAGGGTCTATGTTGGGAATCTAGCATGGGATATAACTGAAGATGATTTGAAACAACTATTTAAAGGGTGCAAAATATCATCTGTTCGGTTTGGAACAGACAAAGAAACAGGTGAATTCCGAGGATATGCACATGTGGATTTTGAAGACAGTTTGTCTCTTGCGATGGCGTTGAAGCTTGATCAGAAGGAGGTGTGCGGACGACCTGCTAGGATAAGTTGTGCAGTTCCAAAGAACGAAGCGAAGGCGGGTTCAAAACCTTTAGGCCCTCAGATTGTGAAAGCTGAAAACGGAAGTATCAACCAAGTTACAATTGATAAGAAGGCTGTGAATGAAAGTAGTATCCCCATATCTGAGGCGAAGGTTGAGAATGAAAATGGTAATACTTTGACCTCCTCAGTTAGTGGTGTGAAGAAGAGGCGAACATGCTGTGAGTGTGGGGTTGCAGGCCATATCTCCTCAGATTCTCCTATGAAGAAGCAAGCTGTTGACACCGTAAACATGGAAATGGTGGAGGAAGAGACCAGTTATCCCATGTTCATTAGTGAGGAGAAGTTTGCGAGTGAGACTAGTAATACAGTGAGCTCCACAAAGAGTGGTGTGAAGAAGCGACGGACATGCTATGAGTGTGGAATTGCAGGCCATATATCCTCGGATTGTCCTCAGAAGAACCAAGCTGGTGACCCAGTGAATAAGCCACAGGTTATTGAGACCAGTTATCCCAGAAATGAGGAGAGGGTTGAGAATGAGAATAGTAACACTATGAGCTCCGCAAAGAGCGGTGGGAAGAAGAGACGAACATGCTATGAGTGTGGGGTTGCAGGGCATATCTCAACAGAGTGTCCAAAGAAGAATCAAGCTGTTGACCCCATAAATAATGTTAAGGTTGATGATGAGAGTAGTAACCCCGTAGCTATCGAGAAGGTTCAGGCTGCTTGTAGTTTACCATTAAATAATGAGAAAGTCGAGAATGACAGTAGTAATATTGTGGCGTCCACGAAAAGCAGCGGGAAAAAAAGGCGAACCTGCTACGAGTGTGGTGTATCTGGCCATATCTCCACAGATTGTCCGAAGAAGCAGCAAGCTGCTTGA